A genome region from Triticum aestivum cultivar Chinese Spring chromosome 2B, IWGSC CS RefSeq v2.1, whole genome shotgun sequence includes the following:
- the LOC123046654 gene encoding uncharacterized protein: MPATCPATRDDTACVSFLLFDSSSRPTPHAPVREPARGPWTGGDPQLSTGERTADAAPVHRALVGRNAHGYKGKRPRPVSSSGWSVSLPPSLSSVSFGRKAPRSLPLLRPSSPASAPLLVIGYMASPATPTQSTGAQEEAAARQSLIGISQSTPAAGEALSVKSPNGRTEHGQDDSGAADKSRSMLMSISNQSPEARQPTPCPHSNAA, translated from the exons ATGCCCGCAACTTGCCCGGCGACGCGGGACGACACCGCGTGCGTTTCCTTCCTGCTATTTGACTCCAGCTCACGTCCGACTCCGCACGCTCCCGTCCGCGAACCAGCGCGAGGTCCCTGGACCGGGGGCGATCCGCAGCTGTCCACGGGGGAACGGACGGCCGATGCGGCTCCGGTCCACCGGGCCCTCGTGGGGAGAAACGCCCACGGCTATAAAGGCAAGCGGCCGCGCCCCGTCAGCTCATCCGGTTGGTcggtctccctccctccctccctatcGTCTGTTTCCTTCGGCCGAAAAGCTCCCCGTTCCCTGCCCCTGCTCCGCCCCTCGTCCCCAGCCTCCGCTCCG CTCTTGGTAATTGGATACATGGCCTCACCCGCCACACCGACACAGTCCACCGGCGCCCAGGAGGAGGCCGCGGCCCGCCAGTCGCTCATCGGGATCTCCCAGTCCACCCCGGCAGCAGGGGAGGCCCTCAGCGTCAAGTCGCCGAACGGCCGCACGGAACACGGGCAGGACGACAGCGGGGCGGCCGACAAGTCCAGGTCGATGCTCATGTCCATCTCCAACCAGTCCCCGGAGGCTCGCCAGCCCACGCCGTGCCCGCACAGCAACGCCGCTTAA